One segment of Dermochelys coriacea isolate rDerCor1 chromosome 5, rDerCor1.pri.v4, whole genome shotgun sequence DNA contains the following:
- the SETD9 gene encoding SET domain-containing protein 9 isoform X1, translated as MGTPGNVRQLPLPGRGQRLGASAGSAARPRRARDACGTPGPGQGRPWALPRRRRHAARPAAALGVLQIPLRALDRAPPPPRAQIPSALSSPQARGAIRTRAGFVAPRRRRRTIRYVPEKCKDKIISDEDVLETLLKIFKALFINDFGRQMDFFALLPEVKSKYLELLTIQFKRSKTTGYNHQSQNIFNPEEVLFNTLGFSITRDRSSLISAGTGVFVTKGFVPKGTVVSMYPGTVYQKYEPIFFQSIGNPFIFRCIDGVLIDGNDKGISKAVYRSCSKRDQIGPFQMSDITWLTPVVQNPLAVGQYVNNCSHNKAANVCYQEFDVPEYFPIELKQYLPNITYSHDIPIPLRCVVLVSLREIKQGEELFSNYYTIVN; from the exons ATGGGAACTCCAGGGAACGTCCGgcagctccccctcccagggcgggggcagcggcTGGGCGCCAGCGCGGGCAGTGCCGCGAGACCTCGCCGGGCACGTGACGCCTGCGGGACGCCCGGCCCGGGACAGGGGCGGCCCTGGGCTCTCCCGCGGCGGCGCCGCCATGCTGCGCGCCCTGCTGCGGCGCTGGGCGTCCTACAGATACCGCTTCGTGCCCTGGATCGCGCTCCACCTCCGCCGCGAGCGCAG ATCCCATCTGCTCTGTCATCCCCGCAGGCACGCGGCGCTATCCGCACCAGAGCGGGATTCGTTGCTCCGAGGCGGCGCCGCCG GACCATCCGATACGTACCAGAAAAGTGCAAAGACAAAATTATCTCTGATGAAGATGTCCTTGAAACACTGCTGAAAATCTTTAAAGCTCTGTTCATAAATGACTTTGGTAGACAAATGGACTTCTTTGCCTTGCTTCCAGAAGTTAAATCCAAATATCTGGAATTACTGACTATTCAGTTTAAGAGATCAAAAACAACTGGTTACAACCATCAAAGTCAAAATATCTTTAATCCAGAAGAAGTTCTGTTTAATACATTAGGGTTCAGTATTACTCGAGATCGGAGTTCACTGATTTCAGCTGGAACAGGAGTCTTTGTTACCAAAGGTTTTGTGCCAAAAGGGACAGTTGTATCTATGTATCCTG GTACAGTATATCAAAAGTATGAGCCAATTTTTTTCCAGTCCATTGGCAATCCATTTATTTTTAGATGCATAGATGGTGTACTTATTGATGGGAATGATAAAGGAATATCAAAAGCAGTGTACAG ATCATGCAGCAAGAGAGATCAAATTGGTCCTTTTCAAATGAGCGACATCACTTGGCTCACACCTGTTGTGCAAAATCCACTGGCGGTAGGGCAGTATGTTAACAACTGTTCACACA acaaGGCAGCCAATGTCTGTTATCAGGAGTTTGATGTGCCTGAATATTTTCCAATAGAACTGAAACAGTATCTTCCAAACATCACCTACAGCCATGACATACCTAT CCCCTTGAGGTGTGTGGTTCTTGTCTCTCTGAGAGAGATTAAACAAGGAGAAGAGCTTTTTTCTAATTACTACACCATTGTCAACTGA
- the SETD9 gene encoding SET domain-containing protein 9 isoform X2, with translation MGTPGNVRQLPLPGRGQRLGASAGSAARPRRARDACGTPGPGQGRPWALPRRRRHAARPAAALGVLQIPLRALDRAPPPPRAQARGAIRTRAGFVAPRRRRRTIRYVPEKCKDKIISDEDVLETLLKIFKALFINDFGRQMDFFALLPEVKSKYLELLTIQFKRSKTTGYNHQSQNIFNPEEVLFNTLGFSITRDRSSLISAGTGVFVTKGFVPKGTVVSMYPGTVYQKYEPIFFQSIGNPFIFRCIDGVLIDGNDKGISKAVYRSCSKRDQIGPFQMSDITWLTPVVQNPLAVGQYVNNCSHNKAANVCYQEFDVPEYFPIELKQYLPNITYSHDIPIPLRCVVLVSLREIKQGEELFSNYYTIVN, from the exons ATGGGAACTCCAGGGAACGTCCGgcagctccccctcccagggcgggggcagcggcTGGGCGCCAGCGCGGGCAGTGCCGCGAGACCTCGCCGGGCACGTGACGCCTGCGGGACGCCCGGCCCGGGACAGGGGCGGCCCTGGGCTCTCCCGCGGCGGCGCCGCCATGCTGCGCGCCCTGCTGCGGCGCTGGGCGTCCTACAGATACCGCTTCGTGCCCTGGATCGCGCTCCACCTCCGCCGCGAGCGCAG GCACGCGGCGCTATCCGCACCAGAGCGGGATTCGTTGCTCCGAGGCGGCGCCGCCG GACCATCCGATACGTACCAGAAAAGTGCAAAGACAAAATTATCTCTGATGAAGATGTCCTTGAAACACTGCTGAAAATCTTTAAAGCTCTGTTCATAAATGACTTTGGTAGACAAATGGACTTCTTTGCCTTGCTTCCAGAAGTTAAATCCAAATATCTGGAATTACTGACTATTCAGTTTAAGAGATCAAAAACAACTGGTTACAACCATCAAAGTCAAAATATCTTTAATCCAGAAGAAGTTCTGTTTAATACATTAGGGTTCAGTATTACTCGAGATCGGAGTTCACTGATTTCAGCTGGAACAGGAGTCTTTGTTACCAAAGGTTTTGTGCCAAAAGGGACAGTTGTATCTATGTATCCTG GTACAGTATATCAAAAGTATGAGCCAATTTTTTTCCAGTCCATTGGCAATCCATTTATTTTTAGATGCATAGATGGTGTACTTATTGATGGGAATGATAAAGGAATATCAAAAGCAGTGTACAG ATCATGCAGCAAGAGAGATCAAATTGGTCCTTTTCAAATGAGCGACATCACTTGGCTCACACCTGTTGTGCAAAATCCACTGGCGGTAGGGCAGTATGTTAACAACTGTTCACACA acaaGGCAGCCAATGTCTGTTATCAGGAGTTTGATGTGCCTGAATATTTTCCAATAGAACTGAAACAGTATCTTCCAAACATCACCTACAGCCATGACATACCTAT CCCCTTGAGGTGTGTGGTTCTTGTCTCTCTGAGAGAGATTAAACAAGGAGAAGAGCTTTTTTCTAATTACTACACCATTGTCAACTGA
- the SETD9 gene encoding SET domain-containing protein 9 isoform X3: MGTPGNVRQLPLPGRGQRLGASAGSAARPRRARDACGTPGPGQGRPWALPRRRRHAARPAAALGVLQIPLRALDRAPPPPRAQIPSALSSPQARGAIRTRAGFVAPRRRRRTIRYVPEKCKDKIISDEDVLETLLKIFKALFINDFGRQMDFFALLPEVKSKYLELLTIQFKRSKTTGYNHQSQNIFNPEEVLFNTLGFSITRDRSSLISAGTGVFVTKGFVPKGTVVSMYPGTVYQKYEPIFFQSIGNPFIFRCIDGVLIDGNDKGISKAVYRSCSKRDQIGPFQMSDITWLTPVVQNPLAVGQYVNNCSHTP, translated from the exons ATGGGAACTCCAGGGAACGTCCGgcagctccccctcccagggcgggggcagcggcTGGGCGCCAGCGCGGGCAGTGCCGCGAGACCTCGCCGGGCACGTGACGCCTGCGGGACGCCCGGCCCGGGACAGGGGCGGCCCTGGGCTCTCCCGCGGCGGCGCCGCCATGCTGCGCGCCCTGCTGCGGCGCTGGGCGTCCTACAGATACCGCTTCGTGCCCTGGATCGCGCTCCACCTCCGCCGCGAGCGCAG ATCCCATCTGCTCTGTCATCCCCGCAGGCACGCGGCGCTATCCGCACCAGAGCGGGATTCGTTGCTCCGAGGCGGCGCCGCCG GACCATCCGATACGTACCAGAAAAGTGCAAAGACAAAATTATCTCTGATGAAGATGTCCTTGAAACACTGCTGAAAATCTTTAAAGCTCTGTTCATAAATGACTTTGGTAGACAAATGGACTTCTTTGCCTTGCTTCCAGAAGTTAAATCCAAATATCTGGAATTACTGACTATTCAGTTTAAGAGATCAAAAACAACTGGTTACAACCATCAAAGTCAAAATATCTTTAATCCAGAAGAAGTTCTGTTTAATACATTAGGGTTCAGTATTACTCGAGATCGGAGTTCACTGATTTCAGCTGGAACAGGAGTCTTTGTTACCAAAGGTTTTGTGCCAAAAGGGACAGTTGTATCTATGTATCCTG GTACAGTATATCAAAAGTATGAGCCAATTTTTTTCCAGTCCATTGGCAATCCATTTATTTTTAGATGCATAGATGGTGTACTTATTGATGGGAATGATAAAGGAATATCAAAAGCAGTGTACAG ATCATGCAGCAAGAGAGATCAAATTGGTCCTTTTCAAATGAGCGACATCACTTGGCTCACACCTGTTGTGCAAAATCCACTGGCGGTAGGGCAGTATGTTAACAACTGTTCACACA CCCCTTGA
- the SETD9 gene encoding SET domain-containing protein 9 isoform X6 produces the protein MLRALLRRWASYRTIRYVPEKCKDKIISDEDVLETLLKIFKALFINDFGRQMDFFALLPEVKSKYLELLTIQFKRSKTTGYNHQSQNIFNPEEVLFNTLGFSITRDRSSLISAGTGVFVTKGFVPKGTVVSMYPGTVYQKYEPIFFQSIGNPFIFRCIDGVLIDGNDKGISKAVYRSCSKRDQIGPFQMSDITWLTPVVQNPLAVGQYVNNCSHNKAANVCYQEFDVPEYFPIELKQYLPNITYSHDIPIPLRCVVLVSLREIKQGEELFSNYYTIVN, from the exons ATGCTGCGCGCCCTGCTGCGGCGCTGGGCGTCCTACAG GACCATCCGATACGTACCAGAAAAGTGCAAAGACAAAATTATCTCTGATGAAGATGTCCTTGAAACACTGCTGAAAATCTTTAAAGCTCTGTTCATAAATGACTTTGGTAGACAAATGGACTTCTTTGCCTTGCTTCCAGAAGTTAAATCCAAATATCTGGAATTACTGACTATTCAGTTTAAGAGATCAAAAACAACTGGTTACAACCATCAAAGTCAAAATATCTTTAATCCAGAAGAAGTTCTGTTTAATACATTAGGGTTCAGTATTACTCGAGATCGGAGTTCACTGATTTCAGCTGGAACAGGAGTCTTTGTTACCAAAGGTTTTGTGCCAAAAGGGACAGTTGTATCTATGTATCCTG GTACAGTATATCAAAAGTATGAGCCAATTTTTTTCCAGTCCATTGGCAATCCATTTATTTTTAGATGCATAGATGGTGTACTTATTGATGGGAATGATAAAGGAATATCAAAAGCAGTGTACAG ATCATGCAGCAAGAGAGATCAAATTGGTCCTTTTCAAATGAGCGACATCACTTGGCTCACACCTGTTGTGCAAAATCCACTGGCGGTAGGGCAGTATGTTAACAACTGTTCACACA acaaGGCAGCCAATGTCTGTTATCAGGAGTTTGATGTGCCTGAATATTTTCCAATAGAACTGAAACAGTATCTTCCAAACATCACCTACAGCCATGACATACCTAT CCCCTTGAGGTGTGTGGTTCTTGTCTCTCTGAGAGAGATTAAACAAGGAGAAGAGCTTTTTTCTAATTACTACACCATTGTCAACTGA
- the SETD9 gene encoding SET domain-containing protein 9 isoform X4, which translates to MLRALLRRWASYRYRFVPWIALHLRRERRTIRYVPEKCKDKIISDEDVLETLLKIFKALFINDFGRQMDFFALLPEVKSKYLELLTIQFKRSKTTGYNHQSQNIFNPEEVLFNTLGFSITRDRSSLISAGTGVFVTKGFVPKGTVVSMYPGTVYQKYEPIFFQSIGNPFIFRCIDGVLIDGNDKGISKAVYRSCSKRDQIGPFQMSDITWLTPVVQNPLAVGQYVNNCSHNKAANVCYQEFDVPEYFPIELKQYLPNITYSHDIPIPLRCVVLVSLREIKQGEELFSNYYTIVN; encoded by the exons ATGCTGCGCGCCCTGCTGCGGCGCTGGGCGTCCTACAGATACCGCTTCGTGCCCTGGATCGCGCTCCACCTCCGCCGCGAGCGCAG GACCATCCGATACGTACCAGAAAAGTGCAAAGACAAAATTATCTCTGATGAAGATGTCCTTGAAACACTGCTGAAAATCTTTAAAGCTCTGTTCATAAATGACTTTGGTAGACAAATGGACTTCTTTGCCTTGCTTCCAGAAGTTAAATCCAAATATCTGGAATTACTGACTATTCAGTTTAAGAGATCAAAAACAACTGGTTACAACCATCAAAGTCAAAATATCTTTAATCCAGAAGAAGTTCTGTTTAATACATTAGGGTTCAGTATTACTCGAGATCGGAGTTCACTGATTTCAGCTGGAACAGGAGTCTTTGTTACCAAAGGTTTTGTGCCAAAAGGGACAGTTGTATCTATGTATCCTG GTACAGTATATCAAAAGTATGAGCCAATTTTTTTCCAGTCCATTGGCAATCCATTTATTTTTAGATGCATAGATGGTGTACTTATTGATGGGAATGATAAAGGAATATCAAAAGCAGTGTACAG ATCATGCAGCAAGAGAGATCAAATTGGTCCTTTTCAAATGAGCGACATCACTTGGCTCACACCTGTTGTGCAAAATCCACTGGCGGTAGGGCAGTATGTTAACAACTGTTCACACA acaaGGCAGCCAATGTCTGTTATCAGGAGTTTGATGTGCCTGAATATTTTCCAATAGAACTGAAACAGTATCTTCCAAACATCACCTACAGCCATGACATACCTAT CCCCTTGAGGTGTGTGGTTCTTGTCTCTCTGAGAGAGATTAAACAAGGAGAAGAGCTTTTTTCTAATTACTACACCATTGTCAACTGA
- the SETD9 gene encoding SET domain-containing protein 9 isoform X5 codes for MPGPGCVEARGAIRTRAGFVAPRRRRRTIRYVPEKCKDKIISDEDVLETLLKIFKALFINDFGRQMDFFALLPEVKSKYLELLTIQFKRSKTTGYNHQSQNIFNPEEVLFNTLGFSITRDRSSLISAGTGVFVTKGFVPKGTVVSMYPGTVYQKYEPIFFQSIGNPFIFRCIDGVLIDGNDKGISKAVYRSCSKRDQIGPFQMSDITWLTPVVQNPLAVGQYVNNCSHNKAANVCYQEFDVPEYFPIELKQYLPNITYSHDIPIPLRCVVLVSLREIKQGEELFSNYYTIVN; via the exons ATGCCCGGCCCGGGCTGTGTGGAG GCACGCGGCGCTATCCGCACCAGAGCGGGATTCGTTGCTCCGAGGCGGCGCCGCCG GACCATCCGATACGTACCAGAAAAGTGCAAAGACAAAATTATCTCTGATGAAGATGTCCTTGAAACACTGCTGAAAATCTTTAAAGCTCTGTTCATAAATGACTTTGGTAGACAAATGGACTTCTTTGCCTTGCTTCCAGAAGTTAAATCCAAATATCTGGAATTACTGACTATTCAGTTTAAGAGATCAAAAACAACTGGTTACAACCATCAAAGTCAAAATATCTTTAATCCAGAAGAAGTTCTGTTTAATACATTAGGGTTCAGTATTACTCGAGATCGGAGTTCACTGATTTCAGCTGGAACAGGAGTCTTTGTTACCAAAGGTTTTGTGCCAAAAGGGACAGTTGTATCTATGTATCCTG GTACAGTATATCAAAAGTATGAGCCAATTTTTTTCCAGTCCATTGGCAATCCATTTATTTTTAGATGCATAGATGGTGTACTTATTGATGGGAATGATAAAGGAATATCAAAAGCAGTGTACAG ATCATGCAGCAAGAGAGATCAAATTGGTCCTTTTCAAATGAGCGACATCACTTGGCTCACACCTGTTGTGCAAAATCCACTGGCGGTAGGGCAGTATGTTAACAACTGTTCACACA acaaGGCAGCCAATGTCTGTTATCAGGAGTTTGATGTGCCTGAATATTTTCCAATAGAACTGAAACAGTATCTTCCAAACATCACCTACAGCCATGACATACCTAT CCCCTTGAGGTGTGTGGTTCTTGTCTCTCTGAGAGAGATTAAACAAGGAGAAGAGCTTTTTTCTAATTACTACACCATTGTCAACTGA
- the SETD9 gene encoding SET domain-containing protein 9 isoform X7 — protein MDFFALLPEVKSKYLELLTIQFKRSKTTGYNHQSQNIFNPEEVLFNTLGFSITRDRSSLISAGTGVFVTKGFVPKGTVVSMYPGTVYQKYEPIFFQSIGNPFIFRCIDGVLIDGNDKGISKAVYRSCSKRDQIGPFQMSDITWLTPVVQNPLAVGQYVNNCSHNKAANVCYQEFDVPEYFPIELKQYLPNITYSHDIPIPLRCVVLVSLREIKQGEELFSNYYTIVN, from the exons ATGGACTTCTTTGCCTTGCTTCCAGAAGTTAAATCCAAATATCTGGAATTACTGACTATTCAGTTTAAGAGATCAAAAACAACTGGTTACAACCATCAAAGTCAAAATATCTTTAATCCAGAAGAAGTTCTGTTTAATACATTAGGGTTCAGTATTACTCGAGATCGGAGTTCACTGATTTCAGCTGGAACAGGAGTCTTTGTTACCAAAGGTTTTGTGCCAAAAGGGACAGTTGTATCTATGTATCCTG GTACAGTATATCAAAAGTATGAGCCAATTTTTTTCCAGTCCATTGGCAATCCATTTATTTTTAGATGCATAGATGGTGTACTTATTGATGGGAATGATAAAGGAATATCAAAAGCAGTGTACAG ATCATGCAGCAAGAGAGATCAAATTGGTCCTTTTCAAATGAGCGACATCACTTGGCTCACACCTGTTGTGCAAAATCCACTGGCGGTAGGGCAGTATGTTAACAACTGTTCACACA acaaGGCAGCCAATGTCTGTTATCAGGAGTTTGATGTGCCTGAATATTTTCCAATAGAACTGAAACAGTATCTTCCAAACATCACCTACAGCCATGACATACCTAT CCCCTTGAGGTGTGTGGTTCTTGTCTCTCTGAGAGAGATTAAACAAGGAGAAGAGCTTTTTTCTAATTACTACACCATTGTCAACTGA